Genomic DNA from Oligoflexia bacterium:
ATAAACGTTTTTTATCCTGACCTAAAATCAAGGGAACATGCGCAAAAATAGGAAGTTTCTCACCTAAGGCTTGATAAAGCAAAATTTGTTTGGCGGTGTTGTTTAAATGATCGTCGCCACGAATTACATGACTGATATTCATATCAAGATCATCAACAACATTAACAAAATTATAGGTACAGGTCCCATCGGTTCTGGCCACCACAAAGTCTTCCAGTTCTTTGTTTTGATAAACTGTTCTACCTTTAACTTGGTCATCGATGACAGTTTCACCTTCAGGGACCTTAAAACGCCAGACAAAAGGTTTGTTTTGTTCTTGATTTTTTAATTGTTCTTCTCGCCCATCATACTTTGGTGTTTTTCCAGCTGCCTTCAAAGCTTCTCTTCTGGCATCCAATTCCTCTTTGGTTAAAAAGCATTTGTAGACTGCACCGGTTTTGATTAAACGCTGTAAATATTGATCATAAATTTCATTGCGCTCACTTTGAAAAAAGGGACCTTCATCCGCATGAATCCCCAACCAATCTAAGCCTTCTAAAATGGCAGCAATGGACTCTTGGCTTGAGCGTTCTCTATCTGTGTCTTCCACACGCAGGATAAATTGGCCTTTGTGCTTCTTAGCAAATAAATAATTGAATAGGGCTGTTCTGGCACCGCCTACATGCAGGTAACCAGACGGACTGGGGGCAAATCTAACTCTCACTGACATAATACTCTTTCTTTAAAAAATGCTTGCAACGGGGAGCAATAATCAAGGGTATGGTTGTCCCCTCTGCATAACTTATTGCAAGCAAATAAGAATAATTAAAATTATCCTTATTTGCGCGTTAAGTAATATTTACAACTACTTACCAAAAAAAATAAAGATTTTCTGTATATAACACAGCCTTTAAGGATCAC
This window encodes:
- the gltX gene encoding glutamate--tRNA ligase, whose protein sequence is MMSVRVRFAPSPSGYLHVGGARTALFNYLFAKKHKGQFILRVEDTDRERSSQESIAAILEGLDWLGIHADEGPFFQSERNEIYDQYLQRLIKTGAVYKCFLTKEELDARREALKAAGKTPKYDGREEQLKNQEQNKPFVWRFKVPEGETVIDDQVKGRTVYQNKELEDFVVARTDGTCTYNFVNVVDDLDMNISHVIRGDDHLNNTAKQILLYQALGEKLPIFAHVPLILGQDKKRLSKRHGATAVQMYRDMGYLPHAMVNFLVRLGWSYEDKEIFSAQELEDLFSLENIGKSAGIFNEEKLIWLNQHYIKEADQDVLLEQVDYFIGIPEDRKNTEQAFTTINALRDRAKTTKELAELARFYFHDELVFFEGVKEKFITPESVAIMKVFREKLEALQTFDHDHIKTIFDQTLEQLDIKFKFLGQPLRIALTGSPYSPGIMEIVEILGKERSVQRLKAIGA